The Candidatus Binatia bacterium genome includes a region encoding these proteins:
- a CDS encoding ABC transporter ATP-binding protein, whose product MSELLAHLRRISPYLRPYRWRLAGAVALVLGISLAEVAKPWPLKVVVDSVLGGEPLPWLGFPDELDARGLLALAAIALVLLYVILGLLQVVSNYVTIDVGQRMVDDFRSDLYQHLQRLSLRFHTRRSAGDLMYRLAADTFAVQTLTMNGFFPTVSALAMLIGMLVVMARLDLYLTMVALLVCPLLAVAIRFMSARITQVATQARERESDLYTAAERSMSAIKVIQAFTTEEEELRRFGDVSRASLSANLRLYTYQTGYSMLVNVIAAVGTAVVIWVGASAVLDARLTVGDLLVFTSYLASLYAPINSISQSYGLVQGAKAGIARVFEILDMAPDVPDGPRVLQRADVRGRFELRDVSFGYAPGSLVLRGVSLTVEPGERIALVGPTGAGKTTLVSLLARFYDPNEGVITLDGVDLRELNVRSLRRQIAMVLQPPLVFPTTLRDNVSYGRRDATPREIEAAVEAAQLAPLVARLPQGLDTVIGERGATLSEGERQRLTIARAILRDAPILIFDEPTSALDGETEALLMRSLDRLLVGRTSFIIAHRLSTIRSADRILVLRDGTIEEMGTYDELVARRGLFARLHAAQQGLEEAGRESVG is encoded by the coding sequence GTGAGCGAGCTGCTCGCCCACCTGCGTCGCATCTCGCCGTACCTCCGTCCGTATCGCTGGCGTCTCGCCGGTGCGGTGGCGCTCGTGCTCGGCATCTCGCTCGCCGAGGTGGCGAAGCCGTGGCCGCTGAAGGTCGTGGTCGACAGCGTGCTCGGCGGCGAGCCCTTGCCGTGGCTCGGCTTCCCCGACGAGCTCGACGCGCGCGGCCTGCTCGCGCTCGCCGCGATCGCGCTCGTGCTGCTCTACGTGATCCTCGGCCTGCTGCAGGTCGTGAGCAACTACGTGACGATCGACGTCGGCCAGCGCATGGTCGACGACTTCCGCAGCGACCTCTACCAGCACCTGCAGCGCCTCTCGCTGCGCTTCCACACGCGACGCAGCGCCGGCGATCTGATGTACCGCCTCGCCGCGGACACCTTCGCCGTGCAGACGCTGACCATGAACGGCTTCTTCCCGACGGTGTCGGCGCTCGCGATGCTGATCGGGATGCTGGTCGTGATGGCGCGGCTCGATCTCTACTTGACGATGGTCGCGCTGCTCGTGTGTCCGCTGCTCGCGGTCGCGATCCGCTTCATGAGCGCGCGGATCACGCAGGTCGCGACGCAGGCGCGCGAGCGCGAGAGCGACCTCTACACGGCCGCCGAGCGCTCGATGTCGGCGATCAAGGTGATCCAGGCCTTCACCACCGAGGAAGAGGAGCTTCGCCGCTTCGGCGACGTGAGCCGCGCGAGCCTGTCGGCGAACCTGCGGCTCTACACCTACCAGACCGGCTACTCGATGCTGGTGAACGTGATCGCGGCGGTCGGCACGGCGGTCGTGATCTGGGTCGGCGCGAGCGCCGTGCTCGACGCTCGCCTCACCGTCGGCGACCTGCTGGTCTTCACGAGCTACCTCGCGTCGCTCTACGCGCCGATCAACAGCATCAGCCAGAGCTACGGGCTCGTGCAGGGCGCGAAGGCGGGCATCGCGCGCGTCTTCGAGATCCTCGACATGGCGCCCGACGTCCCCGACGGTCCGCGCGTCCTGCAGCGCGCCGACGTGCGCGGACGCTTCGAGCTGCGCGACGTGAGCTTCGGCTACGCTCCCGGCTCGCTCGTGCTGCGCGGCGTCTCGCTGACCGTCGAGCCCGGCGAGCGCATCGCGCTGGTGGGTCCCACGGGCGCCGGCAAGACGACGCTCGTCAGCCTGCTCGCGCGCTTCTACGACCCGAACGAGGGCGTGATCACGCTCGACGGCGTCGACCTGCGCGAGCTGAACGTCCGCTCGCTGCGTCGGCAGATCGCGATGGTGCTGCAGCCGCCGCTCGTCTTCCCGACGACGCTGCGCGACAACGTCTCGTACGGACGCCGCGACGCGACGCCGCGCGAGATCGAGGCGGCCGTCGAGGCGGCGCAGCTCGCCCCGCTGGTCGCGCGCCTGCCGCAGGGTCTCGACACGGTGATCGGCGAGCGCGGCGCGACGCTCTCGGAAGGCGAGCGTCAGCGCTTGACGATCGCGCGCGCGATCCTGCGCGACGCGCCGATCCTGATCTTCGACGAGCCCACTTCGGCGCTCGATGGGGAGACCGAGGCGCTGCTGATGCGCTCGCTCGACCGGCTGCTCGTCGGACGCACGTCGTTCATCATCGCGCACCGGCTGTCGACGATCCGCAGCGCGGACCGCATCCTCGTCCTGCGCGACGGCACGATCGAAGAGATGGGGACGTACGACGAGCTGGTCGCGCGCCGCGGGCTGTTCGCGCGTCTGCACGCCGCACAGCAGGGACTCGAGGAGGCGGGGAGGGAGAGCGTTGGCTGA
- a CDS encoding acyl-CoA dehydrogenase family protein produces MQDVQIDQDIIAGVRAFVDKEVMPVASELEHRNEYPQALVDRMKEMGLFGATIPEEYGGLGLSISTYAVIVEELCRGWMSLSGILNTHLMIAYIIRTFGNEEQKKRFLPAMARGEKRAALGLTEAHAGSDAQRIRTVAVKQGDRYIVNGSKMWSTNARTGTMFGLVVKTDPTANPPHTGISMLIAEKFDDQGKPIPGCTISRDLPKLGYKGVESAEVAFEDFPVPTANLVGREGEGFKYVMAGLEIGRVNIAARAVGVAQAALDAALKYAQERETFGKPICEHQAIQLKLADMATKIEAARLLTRSAAAKKDRGERSDVEAGMAKLFASETCHEVALEAMRIHGGYGYSQEFPVERYYRDAPLMIIGEGTNEIQRLVIARGLLKRAGYKRPAGLDE; encoded by the coding sequence GTGCAGGACGTTCAGATCGATCAGGACATCATCGCCGGCGTTCGCGCCTTCGTCGACAAGGAGGTCATGCCGGTCGCGAGCGAGCTCGAGCACCGCAACGAGTACCCGCAGGCGCTCGTCGACCGCATGAAGGAGATGGGGCTCTTCGGCGCCACCATCCCCGAGGAGTACGGCGGGCTCGGGCTGTCGATCAGCACGTACGCGGTGATCGTCGAGGAGCTGTGCCGGGGCTGGATGAGCCTGTCCGGCATCCTCAACACGCACCTGATGATCGCCTACATCATCCGCACCTTCGGCAACGAGGAGCAGAAGAAGCGCTTCCTGCCCGCGATGGCGCGCGGCGAGAAGCGCGCGGCCCTCGGCCTCACCGAAGCGCACGCGGGCAGCGACGCGCAGCGCATCCGCACCGTCGCCGTCAAGCAAGGCGACCGCTACATCGTGAACGGCAGCAAGATGTGGTCGACCAACGCGCGCACCGGCACGATGTTCGGCCTCGTCGTCAAGACCGATCCGACGGCGAACCCGCCGCACACGGGCATCTCGATGCTGATCGCCGAGAAGTTCGACGATCAGGGCAAGCCGATTCCGGGCTGCACGATCAGCCGCGACCTGCCGAAGCTCGGCTACAAGGGCGTCGAGTCGGCGGAGGTCGCGTTCGAGGACTTCCCGGTGCCGACCGCGAACCTGGTCGGGCGCGAGGGCGAGGGCTTCAAGTACGTGATGGCGGGCCTCGAGATCGGCCGCGTCAACATCGCGGCGCGCGCGGTCGGCGTCGCGCAGGCGGCGCTCGACGCGGCGCTCAAGTACGCGCAGGAGCGCGAGACCTTCGGCAAGCCGATCTGCGAGCACCAGGCGATCCAGCTCAAGCTCGCCGACATGGCGACGAAGATCGAGGCGGCGCGGCTCTTGACGCGCAGCGCGGCCGCCAAGAAGGACCGCGGCGAGCGCAGCGACGTCGAGGCCGGCATGGCGAAGCTCTTCGCCTCGGAGACCTGCCACGAGGTCGCGCTCGAGGCGATGCGCATCCACGGCGGCTACGGCTACAGCCAGGAGTTCCCGGTCGAGCGCTACTACCGCGACGCGCCGCTGATGATCATCGGCGAGGGCACGAACGAGATCCAGCGCCTGGTGATCGCGCGCGGCCTGCTCAAGCGCGCGGGCTACAAGCGTCCGGCGGGTCTCGACGAGTAG
- a CDS encoding ribonuclease HII, producing MKRRGGAAARKARQLKRDRERKLFTERALWGMGIMHVAGVDEVGMGPLAGPVVAAAVVLPSDVCIDGVSDSKALPRHRREALEAQIRECALGVGIGMVEVEEIDEINIYQAGLLAMRRAVAALPIVPQHLLVDSRRIPDLDIQQTCVDDGDETVYSIAAASIVAKVYRDRLMCELDERYPGYGFASHAGYATAAHLDALRRLGPSPIHRRSFAPVRALLVAV from the coding sequence ATGAAGCGGCGGGGAGGAGCGGCGGCGCGCAAGGCGCGTCAGCTGAAGCGTGATCGCGAGCGCAAGCTTTTCACCGAGCGTGCCCTCTGGGGCATGGGGATCATGCACGTCGCGGGCGTCGACGAGGTCGGCATGGGGCCGCTCGCGGGGCCGGTGGTCGCAGCGGCGGTCGTGCTGCCGAGCGACGTCTGCATCGACGGCGTGTCCGACTCGAAGGCGCTCCCGCGTCACCGCCGCGAAGCGCTCGAGGCGCAGATCCGCGAGTGCGCGCTCGGCGTCGGGATCGGCATGGTCGAGGTCGAGGAGATCGACGAGATCAACATCTACCAGGCGGGGTTGCTCGCCATGCGTCGCGCGGTCGCCGCGCTGCCGATCGTGCCGCAGCACCTGCTCGTCGACTCGCGCCGCATCCCGGACCTCGACATCCAGCAGACCTGCGTCGACGACGGCGACGAGACCGTGTACTCGATCGCGGCCGCGTCGATCGTCGCCAAGGTGTACCGCGACCGCCTGATGTGCGAGCTCGACGAGCGCTATCCCGGCTACGGCTTCGCCTCGCACGCCGGCTACGCCACCGCGGCCCACCTCGACGCGCTCCGCCGGCTCGGGCCGTCGCCGATCCACCGCCGTTCGTTCGCTCCGGTTCGCGCGCTGCTGGTCGCGGTCTGA